A section of the Archocentrus centrarchus isolate MPI-CPG fArcCen1 chromosome 20, fArcCen1, whole genome shotgun sequence genome encodes:
- the tmprss7 gene encoding transmembrane protease serine 7, producing the protein MGAQSDENDQTSGDNDASQQDSASIADVSVEVATVDHMLQKLRRKYRKTRRKPKGLKRLWLRLLNIPHIAVITTAVVFVVVVIIWSLLWVFIFRRESNSGEYFAGMFRVANVEFIPEYRQADSHEFVSMANKIQHVVSSVYKRSSVAKLYKQAVISDLSNNNKGGVLVHFLMAFEVPRLKSSVMCEECIAAIFRDSVDTSLKNRSSVGYLLGLPVDIDSILINAVQRLDYSSNTVDSQCVDKMYANLPGVTVPLNIFSSWGSINCHVKLTAVPGSLIRLTITSFVIEPSDCVNDALAVYDALLPMRGRILHRLCEPVSSSFSIISTSNFMLLSFTMTNGNKNFRGHFEAIAEEICMSQIETQLEPDITGQIYSPFYPSLLPPQCSCTWKFKTHNSTLGVALHFHNYLLKPKDMNSCDQGWWKVNEVIFCGSYVGHHTVFRIADYSPEVEFRCSSRTSAQPFQASYSSYIISQPCPKSHFLCNTGLCVEKSQLCDGLDDCQDESDEIFCSRPTMSCGASSPLHPLLVCNGETDCTNGVDELNCTQETACSAIRYQCKSGSCILKKNAKCDGVWDCRDRSDEADCACGHPSPLPRVGSSTGFERIVGGVNSVEGEWPWQVSLHFTGSLYCGASVLSSDWLISAAHCFSKQRLSDPRYWSAHLGMLTQGSVKYVAEIQRIVVHEYYSAQTFDYDIALLQLKKPWPPSLSPLVQPVCLPPTSHTVTDSHRCVVTGWGYRSEEDKVLPSVLQKAEVSLLSQTECKKRYGLISPRMLCAGVPSGARDACRGDSGGPLSCQAPGGGRWFLIGIVSWGSGCGRPNLPGVYTRVTKFTSWVNSHISIMT; encoded by the exons ATGGGTGCGCAAAGCGATGAGAACGATCAAACAAGTGGAGATAATGATGCATCTCAACAGGACAGTGCCAGT ATTGCAGATGTGTCAGTGGAGGTGGCCACTGTGGACCACATGCTGCAAAAGCTGCGCAGGAAGTACAGGAAGACCAGACGGAAGCCCAAGGGACTTAAGAGGCTATGGCTTCGTCTGCTGAACATCCCGCACATAGCTGTAATCACCACAGCGGTGgtgtttgtggtggtggtgatcaTATGGTCGCTGCTGTGGGTCTTTATTT TTCGCAGGGAAAGTAACAGTGGAGAATATTTTGCCGGGATGTTCCGTGTTGCCAATGTGGAGTTTATCCCAGAGTATCGGCAAGCAGACTCTCACGAGTTTGTGTCCATGGCAAATAAAATACAGCACGTG GTGAGCAGTGTGTACAAGAGGTCCTCAGTGGCGAAACTCTACAAGCAAGCTGTCATTTCAGACCTCAG TAACAACAATAAAGGTGGCGTGTTGGTACATTTCTTGATGGCTTTTGAAGTCCCTCGGCTGAAGAGCTCAGTAATGTGTGAGGAGTGCATAGCGGCCATTTTCAGAGATTCAGTCGACACCAGCCTTAAGAACAGGTCCTCTGTAGGCTACCTGCTGGGTCTCCCAGTTGACATAGACTCCATCCTCATcaatg CTGTTCAGCGTTTGGATTACTCATCCAACACAGTAG atTCACAGTGTGTGGATAAGATGTATGCCAACCTTCCTGGGGTGACGGTCCCTTTAAACATCTTCTCATCATGGGGCAGTATAAATTGCCATGTAAAGCTCACTGCAGTCCCCGGCTCTCTGATCCGCCTTACCATCACCTCATTTGTTATTGAGCCCAGTGACTGCGTGAACGATGCCCTCGCTGTGTATGATGCTCTGCTGCCCATGAGAGGGCGCATTCTGCACAG GCTGTGTGAGCCGGTGTCCAGCTCCTTCTCCATCATCTCTACCTCCAATTTCATGTTGCTGTCCTTCACTATGACTAATGGGAATAAAAATTTCAGAGGACACTTTGAGGCAATCGCTGAGGAAA TTTGTATGTCTCAAATTGAGACCCAGTTAGAGCCTGACATCACAGGTCAAATCTACAGCCCCTTCTACCCCAGCCTGCTGCCCCCACAGTGCTCCTGTACCTGGAAGTTTAAG ACCCATAACTCCACCTTAGGAGTTGCACTGCACTTCCACAACTATCTACTGAAACCGAAAGACATGAATAGCTGTGACCAAGGCTGGTGGAAGGTCAATGAAGTCAT TTTCTGTGGAAGCTACGTGGGACACCACACGGTTTTTCGGATCGCTGACTACAGTCCAGAGGTGGAGTTTCGCTGCAGCTCACGTACCTCTGCTCAGCCTTTTCAGGCGTCTTATAGCAGCTACATTATCAGCCAAC CCTGTCCAAAGAGCCACTTCTTGTGTAACACGGGATTGTGTGTGGAGAAGAGTCAACTCTGTGATGGCCTGGATGACTGCCAGGACGAGAGTGACGAGATCTTCTGCT CAAGGCCCACGATGAGCTGTGGTGCCAGTAGTCCCCTGCATCCTCTGCTTGTATGCAATGGTGAGACAGATTGCACCAATGGAGTCGATGAACTCAACTGCACTCAGG AAACGGCCTGCTCTGCAATCAGATATCAGTGCAAAAGTGGCTCCTGCATCCTGAAAAAGAACGCAAAGTGTGACGGAGTTTGGGACTGTCGGGACCGCAGTGATGAGGCTGACTGTG CTTGTGGTCATCCATCCCCATTGCCCAGGGTGGGTTCATCTACAGGGTTTGAGCGTATTGTGGGCGGAGTTAACTCTGTGGAGGGGGAGTGGCCTTGGCAGGTCAGCCTTCACTTCACTGGTAGCCTGTACTGTGGCGCTTCTGTCCTctcctctgattggctcatcTCAGCTGCTCACTGCTTCAGCAAACAGAG gCTCTCTGATCCACGTTACTGGAGCGCCCACCTTGGCATGCTGACACAAGGCAGTGTCAAATATGTGGCGGAGATACAGCGGATCGTGGTGCATGAGTATTATAGTGCACAAACCTTTGACTATGACATCGCCCTGCTGCAGCTAAAGAAGCCTTGGCCTCCCTCCCTCAGCCCACTTGTCCAGCCTGTGTGCCTACCACCCACCTCCCACACTGTCACTGACAGCCACCGCTGCGTGGTCACAGGGTGGGGATACCGATCTGAGGAAG ACAAGGTGCTGCCCTCAGTGCTGCAGAAAGCAGAGGTGTCTCTACTGAGCCAGACGGAGTGTAAGAAGCGATACGGCCTCATCTCTCCACGCATGCTGTGTGCTGGAGTCCCCTCAGGAGCACGGGATGCCTGCAGG GGAGATTCAGGTGGTCCTTTGTCCTGTCAGGCACCAGGCGGGGGTCGCTGGTTCCTAATTGGGATTGTCAGCTGGGGGTCCGGTTGCGGCAGACCAAACCTACCCGGGGTCTACACCAGGGTCACCAAGTTCACCTCTTGGGTCAATAGCCATATCAGTATAATGACATAA